The Christiangramia salexigens genome includes the window CTCGTAAGCAATCCCTGCCAGTCGCAATGATCACTAAGTACAAAACCTTTATCTATAGCCCGCCTTCTCCGAGCGCCTCTAAAGGTCATCCATCCACTTGCAGAAGCAGTAACAAATGGAACCATTTTCCTGATCCAGGTTGAACCATGGGCACTTGGAGGAGCAAGAACTATATTCCCTTTTATCTCTTCTTTTTTAATGTCTCTGGTGATCCTGGTGGTTTCAGGCATTTCCAGTTGTGGTCTTAATACCTCCGTCATATTTTCTATGGCACCATGAGTATAGATTTTTCCAATTGAAGGGTCCAAATGCTTTAATAATCTTTGAGCCTTCCCAAGTGAGTACCCAAATAAAACAGAGGTTTTTCCCTCCTTTTGATTCTGCGCCCACCAGTTATTAATATCCTCAAAAACCTGTTGCTGAGGAACCCACTTAAACGCCGGTAAACCAAAGGTACACTCGGTAATGAAAGTATGACACTTAACGGGTTCATAAGGAACGGCAACTCCATCATCTTCGGTCTTATAATCTCCGGTAAATACCCAGACTTCGCCTTTATGTTCCACCCTTATCTGAGAGGAACCAATAATATGTCCGGCAGGGTGCAATGAGAATTTCACGCCGTTTATCATAAAACTTTCATTCCAGTCCTTTCCTATACAACTAATATCACCCAGCCGATGTTTAATAATTGGCACATTGGAATGATGCGTGATATATTTTTTATGTCCCCAACGTGAATGATCGGCATGTCCATGTGAAATTATCGCCTTATCCACCGGTTTCCAGGGATCCAGATAAACATCTGCTTCAGCGCAGTAAATTCCTTTTTCATTAAATGCCAGCAAGGGAGTCTTCATAGGTTTCGTCTGAGGATAACTGAATTTAAATAATTGTTACTGCATCGGGAAAGGATTAAGAAAAGATTAGCGATTGAGAAGGAAGAATTTTAATTTTGGAATCATCCAAAAACATGCATCTTTAATTATATTTGTATTATAAAAACTCAACAATAATGTCTTTTTCAGATTTATTTGGCTCGGGAGAGCACCTAAGAAATTTAAGCCATTTCGCTTCTATTGTAAACCTTGCTGCTGTAGATGGAGATATCAACCAGGAGGAGGAATTACTGCTTAAAAAATTCGCAAGAAAGCTGGACATCAGCGAAGAGGAATATGCAAGGGTTATTGAAAACCCAAAGGCATTTCCACTATCTGGCTACAATAGTGTTGAAAAAAGACTTGAGCGCCTTCACGATCTATTCAAGATCATCTTTGCAGATCATGAAATAGACGATGAAGAAAGGGAATTAATAAAGCGCTATGCTATTGGTCTTGGATTTTCAAGCCAGGCTTCAGAAGGCATTATCAACAGATCTATTCAGATTTTTAGCGGTCAGTTAAACTTTGAAGATTACCGTTATTTACTAGAAAAAGAAAACGGCTGAGACTGAGAGCCATACTCGGCTTTCTTCATAAACTCCTCAGCTTTTTCCACCATTTTTTTGCTTCCACAGAAAAAAGGAACTCTCTGGTGCAGTTCTGTAGGCTTGATATCCAGTATCCTTTTAAAGCCATCACTGGCTTTTCCTCCGGCTTGTTCAGTCAAATATGCCATAGGATTACACTCGTAAAGCAATCTTAATTTTCCATCACTTGCCTTCGAACTTTTAGGATACATAAAGATCCCCCCTTTTATCATGTTACGGTGAATATCCGAAACCATAGAACCTATATATCTGGAAGTATACGGACGGTCTCCTTTTTCCTCCTGACAATATTTGATATAATCTTTTACGCCCTGTGGAAAGTGAACATAGTTCCCTTCATTGATAGAATAGATCTGACCATTTTCAGGAAATTTCATATCGGGATGTGACAAATACCAGGATCCAAGCGCCGGGTTAAGTGTAAATCCATTCACGCCGTGTCCCGTAGTATATACCAGCATGGTTGAAGTCCCGTAAATGATATAACCAGCCGCAACCTGCCTGTTTCCCGGCTGAAGAAAATCTTCCAGTTGCACCGGAGTACCCATAGGGGTCACCCTGCGATAAATTGAAAAGATCGTACCTACAGAAACATTCACATCAATATTTGAGCTGCCATCCAGAGGGTCCATAAGTACAACATACTTATTCTGATGATCTCCCTTATGACCTTCAATCTGAATAAAATCGTCATTCTCTTCTGAAGCTATCCCACAAACGATCTCACGATTAGTAAGGGTCTGAATAAATTTATTATTAGCATAAACATCAAGTTTTTGCTGATCTTCACCCTGAACATTGGTTTCACCATATGCCCCGATGATATCAACCAGGCCGGCTTTATTAACCTCATGGTTCACCACCTTGGCGGCAAGCCTTATGGAGTTGATCAATCTTGAAAGTTCACCTGATGAATATGGAAAATCCGATTGATTCTCTATAATAAATTCTCCTAGGGTTTGATTTTTCTTAGGCATTTTATGGATTCTTTTGGCTGGCTAAAATATTAAAAATTGGGGTTACTACAACGTTTTCGTAAACAATCTATTGCAATCATTACATTTGTTTAAAACAATTTTTATGAAAGTCAATGTTAGACAAGCTACTAAAGAGGATATGAGCGCAGTTCTGGAGCTCATTAATGAACTTGCAATTTTTGAAAAAGAGCCAGATGCGGTGATAATTAATGAAGATGATCTGATAAGGGATGGATTTGGAGCTAATCCTGCCTTTCATTGTTTTGTAGCCGAAGCTGATGGTAAAATTGAAGGAATGGCTCTTATCTATTTTAGATATTCTACCTGGAAAGGAAAAACGGTACATCTGGAAGATCTTATCGTAAGAGAAAAATTTCGCGGTAAAGGCCTTGGATCTGCTTTATATACCGAGGTTATAAAATTTGCGGCAGAGCAAAAAGTAAAAAGGACAGAGTGGGTGGTTCTAAACTGGAATAAGGATGCGGCAGATTTTTACCGAAGAAGCGGCGCCAGTGTACTTCAAGATTGGGACACCGTCCAGATGGATGAAAAGGCAATGCGATCTTACCTCAGCGATAAAGGCATTCTTTAAGACCGTATTAATATGCATATAAATATCAATGTGTATTTTTGTTAAAAACTGATCTATGGAATATAATATTCGTGAAGCCCGAAAAGAAGATATGAGAGACGTCCTTGATTTGATAAGGGAACTCGCAGCTTATGAAAATCACCTGGATGATGTTGAAGTAAGTGTAAAAGACCTTGAAGAGGAAGGATTTGAACATGGTAACTTTAAATGTTTTGTAGCCGAAGTTTCGGGAAAGATCGAAGGTATGGCATTGGTCTATTTCAGGTTTTCTACCTGGAAAGGAAGAACCGTTCATCTGGAAGACCTTATTGTTAGAGAAAGTATGAGAGGTACAGGTTTGGGTGGAGCACTTTATCAAAGTGTAGTAAAATATGGTCACGATAATGGTGTGAAAAGGATAGAATGGGTGGTTTCAGAAGGTAACAAAAATGCCATAGAATTCTATGAAAATACCGGTGCTCAAATAAAGGAAAGCTGGAAGACCGTACATATGGAAGAAGGTGGAATTCAAAAAAATGTAAATAAATAGTGATCGAAGTTTTTAAGTTTGGTGGCGCATCGGTCAAAGACGCCGAGGGAGTAAAAAATCTAATCAAAGTTTTACAGGAAACCGGTAGTCAAAATAAGTTGATAGTAATATCGGCAATGGGAAAAACTACCAATGCCCTGGAGGTGGTAGTGAAGGATTATCTTGAAGGCCTTAAGGTTCCTGA containing:
- a CDS encoding ligase-associated DNA damage response exonuclease encodes the protein MKTPLLAFNEKGIYCAEADVYLDPWKPVDKAIISHGHADHSRWGHKKYITHHSNVPIIKHRLGDISCIGKDWNESFMINGVKFSLHPAGHIIGSSQIRVEHKGEVWVFTGDYKTEDDGVAVPYEPVKCHTFITECTFGLPAFKWVPQQQVFEDINNWWAQNQKEGKTSVLFGYSLGKAQRLLKHLDPSIGKIYTHGAIENMTEVLRPQLEMPETTRITRDIKKEEIKGNIVLAPPSAHGSTWIRKMVPFVTASASGWMTFRGARRRRAIDKGFVLSDHCDWQGLLTSIKATGCEKVICTHGYTDIFSRYLREQGYDARTEETQYEGETGQLEADNEKESA
- a CDS encoding TerB family tellurite resistance protein codes for the protein MSFSDLFGSGEHLRNLSHFASIVNLAAVDGDINQEEELLLKKFARKLDISEEEYARVIENPKAFPLSGYNSVEKRLERLHDLFKIIFADHEIDDEERELIKRYAIGLGFSSQASEGIINRSIQIFSGQLNFEDYRYLLEKENG
- the fbp gene encoding class 1 fructose-bisphosphatase; amino-acid sequence: MPKKNQTLGEFIIENQSDFPYSSGELSRLINSIRLAAKVVNHEVNKAGLVDIIGAYGETNVQGEDQQKLDVYANNKFIQTLTNREIVCGIASEENDDFIQIEGHKGDHQNKYVVLMDPLDGSSNIDVNVSVGTIFSIYRRVTPMGTPVQLEDFLQPGNRQVAAGYIIYGTSTMLVYTTGHGVNGFTLNPALGSWYLSHPDMKFPENGQIYSINEGNYVHFPQGVKDYIKYCQEEKGDRPYTSRYIGSMVSDIHRNMIKGGIFMYPKSSKASDGKLRLLYECNPMAYLTEQAGGKASDGFKRILDIKPTELHQRVPFFCGSKKMVEKAEEFMKKAEYGSQSQPFSFSSK
- a CDS encoding GNAT family N-acetyltransferase; its protein translation is MKVNVRQATKEDMSAVLELINELAIFEKEPDAVIINEDDLIRDGFGANPAFHCFVAEADGKIEGMALIYFRYSTWKGKTVHLEDLIVREKFRGKGLGSALYTEVIKFAAEQKVKRTEWVVLNWNKDAADFYRRSGASVLQDWDTVQMDEKAMRSYLSDKGIL
- a CDS encoding GNAT family N-acetyltransferase — its product is MEYNIREARKEDMRDVLDLIRELAAYENHLDDVEVSVKDLEEEGFEHGNFKCFVAEVSGKIEGMALVYFRFSTWKGRTVHLEDLIVRESMRGTGLGGALYQSVVKYGHDNGVKRIEWVVSEGNKNAIEFYENTGAQIKESWKTVHMEEGGIQKNVNK